GCATGCGACCTTGGATCTCATCCGTTATGTGCGGTATCACTTGGACGGTATCGCCCAAGTATTTGCCAGCCCTTTCCTTGCATATAACCGCTGAATACACTTTCCCAGTGGTAACGTTATTATCAGACGACAAAGGCTCATCGATAAAGCGCTCGTAATGCCCCAGATCCAGATCTGTCTCGGCACCATCGCTCGTGACGAAGACTTCTCCATGTTGATATGGGTTCATTGTGCCAGCATCTACATTGATGTAAGGGTCAAATTTGATGGCCGAGACCTTATATCCCCTCGCTTTTAAAAGGGCACCGAGCGAAGCCGCCGTGATCCCCTTCCCTAAAGACGAAACTACTCCTCCTGTAACAAAAATAAACTTGCCCATCCCGCTCCTCACCTCTGTCGTAACATCAGGGCTATTTTACATTATCCCTTTCATAGCCGATCATGAAATAGAGCCAGAGGAGCTACCTCTGGCTCTAGTATATCCTCTTTCAAAAGTGCCGCCATAAGCAATTTCGCTTAAAAGGCGGCACGGTCATTCTCATCAGCGAAGCAACTTCAAGGGGTTCACCGAAGAACCGTTTGACCGAATCTCAAAGTGAAGATGAGGCCCCGTGGTACGCCCGCTGGAGCCAACTCGACCCACAGCGTCTCCAGATGAAACTCGCTGTCCCCTCTTCACTAATAGGGCGCTGCAATGTGCATAAAGAGTTGTATAGCCATTCCCGTGGTCTATAACTACAGTCCTGCCATATCCTCCCATCCACCCGGCGTGAACGACCCTTCCCGAGGCAGCTGCCCTAACCGTGCGGCCGATAGGAGCCTTTATGTCTATGCCTGTATGAAGATTGCGCCTGCCGGAAAGAGGATCGCGTCGCCAACCAAAACCGCTGTTTATGCGCCCACTCACCGGCCAACGAAAAGACCTAACGCTGCCCGAAGGCCCGCCTTTGTCTAAACTGACGGGCGGTTTGGCTCTGGGAAGAAATATCTCCATCCCGACCACTAAGGATGAACTATCTGACATGGCATTTGCCGAGAGAATAGTCTCTTGATATATGCCGAAGCGCTTGGCTATGCCTTCCAGCGTATCACCTTTCTTCACTTTGTAGAAGATGCCGTCCTGATTCGGGATGCGTAACTTCATGCCCGGTTTTAAAAGGTGCGGGTTTTTTAGCTCGTTACACCCAAATATCGTGTTTATATCAAGATTGTAGGTATTGGCTACAGACCAAAGCGAATCGCCTTCTTTAATAATATATTCTTCCGTCCTGACTGGCTCAGCTTCCTTCAGCCTGTTCTCTCTTTCCTCTCTGCGGCGCCTCACCTCCTCTAAAACCGAAAAAACATTCTGAGATGAGGTGGGTATAAGCAAGAGTTGACCTTCATTCAAACGGTGTGGATCTTTGAGCTCATTGGCTCGCGCTATCTCTTCGATAGAAATGCTGTATTGAGAAGAAATTGTCGAAAGTGTCTCACCCTTCTGCACTGTGTGTTCAAACCACTGGGGAAGCTCTTCTTTGAGCTCTATTTCGTTTTCTTGGGGCTCGTTTTCGCTACCCATCCTTGGATCCGCTTCTTCGTTTTGCTCAGGCTCCAACGGAGGGGGATCGTTCACGTCCAAACCGCCATATTCATCCAAAGGGCCCACCCCAACACTTGAAAGAGGCGATATGGATTCCCTAACCACCAACGCAGCCGTCCACGAACTGCCAGAGGCAAATTCCCCAAGTGACCCAAAGTAACTGTTTGCTCGCCTTCCGGCGGCTACATAAAAAAAGACGGCAACTATAGAAAGAAGCGCAATAAAGATAAAAAAATGCGAACGACCTGACGAATCCCAATTATTTTCGGTTGGGCGGTTCTCCAGCAAGGTTCATCCACCTCCTGCAGAATCGTGAGACAATGCGAAACATAATGCCCATGTTTCTACTAACTACGAAGCTTTGACCGTGGCCAGAAACGCGCGATTTGAATCGGTTTGGCGCAGTTTCTCTATTATAAGGTTTAACACCTCCACCTCGTCAAGACCGGTTATGCGTCGCCTGAGAAGCCAAATGCGTTGGAGGTCATCCGGGCTCATGAGCAATTCCTCACGCCTTGTGCCGGATTTGAGTATATCGATGGCAGGGAAGATCCGCTGCTCGGCAAGCTTCCTCGAAAGGTGAATCTCCATATTGCCGGTACCCTTGAACTCCTCGTATATAACCTCATCCATACGGCTCCCAGTGTCAATTAGAGCGGTGCCTATTATAGTCAGACTTCCGCCTTCCTCTATGTTCCTGGCAGCCCCGAAGAACCGCTTAGGGAAGTGAAGCGCTGCCGGATCCATACCTCCAGAAAGGGTACGCCCCGAAGGGGGGACCACGAGGTTGGAGGCTCTCGCCAAGCGAGTAATGGAATCCAAGAGCAAAACGACGTCCTTGCCTATTTCTACCATCCGCTTAGCCTTTTCGAGGGCCAGACCTGCAACGCGCAGGTGCTCCTCCGCCGGACGATCGAAGGTGGAAGCTATAATCTCCCCATCGACAGAGCGGGCCATATCTGTAACCTCTTCGGGGCGCTCGTCTATTAAAAGCACCATGATGATCACTTCTGGATGATTTATTGACACTGCATTGGCAATATGTTTTAAGACTGTGGTTTTACCCGCTTTAGGTGGAGAAACTATAAGGGCTCGTTGCCCTTTGCCTATCGGCACGAAGAGATCTATCAGCCGAGTGGTGAGGCAATCGGGGGTCGTTTCAAGTCTCAATCTCTCGTCGGGGAAGATTGGGGTCAGTTTCTCGAACATAGGACGCCTGCGGGCTATCTCAGGGTCAGCGAAGTTTACCATCTCAACGCGCAGGAGCGCCTCGTAATGTTCCTG
Above is a window of Acetomicrobium sp. S15 = DSM 107314 DNA encoding:
- a CDS encoding LysM peptidoglycan-binding domain-containing M23 family metallopeptidase, with translation MLENRPTENNWDSSGRSHFFIFIALLSIVAVFFYVAAGRRANSYFGSLGEFASGSSWTAALVVRESISPLSSVGVGPLDEYGGLDVNDPPPLEPEQNEEADPRMGSENEPQENEIELKEELPQWFEHTVQKGETLSTISSQYSISIEEIARANELKDPHRLNEGQLLLIPTSSQNVFSVLEEVRRRREERENRLKEAEPVRTEEYIIKEGDSLWSVANTYNLDINTIFGCNELKNPHLLKPGMKLRIPNQDGIFYKVKKGDTLEGIAKRFGIYQETILSANAMSDSSSLVVGMEIFLPRAKPPVSLDKGGPSGSVRSFRWPVSGRINSGFGWRRDPLSGRRNLHTGIDIKAPIGRTVRAAASGRVVHAGWMGGYGRTVVIDHGNGYTTLYAHCSALLVKRGQRVSSGDAVGRVGSSGRTTGPHLHFEIRSNGSSVNPLKLLR
- the rho gene encoding transcription termination factor Rho, with amino-acid sequence MNETKGERDGQALLESVGGEFEEVKSVPRATRYTYSRLTSMMLADLKKVAREMSIPGISMLRRKDEIIIAILTRQAEMMGLRLGGGTLEILNDGFGFLRPKGLLPSEHDIYLSASQIKRFGLRNGDVVWGFVRPPKEQEHYEALLRVEMVNFADPEIARRRPMFEKLTPIFPDERLRLETTPDCLTTRLIDLFVPIGKGQRALIVSPPKAGKTTVLKHIANAVSINHPEVIIMVLLIDERPEEVTDMARSVDGEIIASTFDRPAEEHLRVAGLALEKAKRMVEIGKDVVLLLDSITRLARASNLVVPPSGRTLSGGMDPAALHFPKRFFGAARNIEEGGSLTIIGTALIDTGSRMDEVIYEEFKGTGNMEIHLSRKLAEQRIFPAIDILKSGTRREELLMSPDDLQRIWLLRRRITGLDEVEVLNLIIEKLRQTDSNRAFLATVKAS